A region of the Ciona intestinalis chromosome 12, KH, whole genome shotgun sequence genome:
ttatttctgctaccaggcataatgtaaaaaatcttttagcGGCTCTGGTATAAAGAATGTACGAAACGTGAGGaaatacacaaatattttataccacTAAAAGATTATTCACACTATTATGTTGATGTTTAGTAAGTTTCTGGCGGTATTGCATTGCGGTGACGCACCTAGGGCAACACTATGCATAAAACAGTATAAAGCTCACTTTTTATAGCATACACTGTACTTGTATCATCAAACCAATGTCCACAGTCCAATTGTTATTAGTAGTGCATCACAGTAATATATCCAATGGTTTTTTTTAAGCTGTGATAGGTGACTCGTAAGAAAATAACATATCTGATTGGATTACATATCATTCACCTTACATACTTGTATGGGGCTCTTAACATAGCACTTATCATTGggtatttactttaaatttcaGGGAATTCATGAGAATGTTCAGGAGATGGTTGGTCACTTGTTTGTACCTTGTGAAGATATAGAAAAACCAACTACCGGGTTTTTTAAAGGATTGTTTGGTGGAGGTTATACAAGCATTGATCGTGAAAATTTATGTGAGTTTTTTGTTGTGTGAAGCCTGGCATTGGTTCTAAAACACAGTGAGCATGTggtgtttaaatttaccagAGTGTCTAATGTAAAACACAATGGTATAACTTTACAGTAAGCATAAAGAGTACTGATAAACCATTGAAGATAATCGcccaatataaaacaattttttctacACATTTTAGTTGGCGAAGGTGTCAATGGCAAAACGAAAGCCATAGCAAAATACATCCCAGGGACCGGTGGTTCTAGTTTTGAAGGTTTCCGACACGGTAATGTAGGTTCTGAGTTCCACCAACTTAAGAACAAGGTTTTGGAGCGAGGGCAAAGACTTGGTGAACTTGAGGAAAAGTCACAGAAACTTGTAGATTCTGCAAGCAGGTTTGCAGCTGTTTCTAATGAGGTGAGACCAATttgtttctgatttttttttagtgtttttgtttgtactttGGTTCTTGCATTTTAACttgtccaacccagtggtataGGTCATTCAAGTAAAGTCACcaagataaataattattaacaGTAATAAAGCAACTGTGTGTGGTGTATAAGGGTACTTGTGCAACTGTGCTATGTTGAAACTATATGGATTTGTATTAATAGCCTAATATTAGGCTTTTGCgaataataaaattttcatttaaataaatatctatCTTTATTTGTATAGGTCATGCACAAGTACAAAAACAAGAGGTGGTATCAGATGTAACCGACAATAGTTTCTTCACAAATCATATAAACACATGCACTGTACAACAAGGCTGAAAAAGAGCGTAAAAATGAACTACTGTGTCTGTACATCCTTTATTTTATGTCGTTCcgaattttatttcttttttcctGCACTTTTTCGTTTGCCGTCTGGGCTGGGGGGGAGAGAGGCGGCAGCGATTTCATTTAACTCTTCTTCTTTTGCTCTCTTCTCATCAAGTAAGTGCTGCCGGTAATCCTCTCTTGGCTGCAACAAACGTGCTCTGCTTTTATCCAACTGTTCCTGGAATAAACATTATAgatcagtgttttttttgctgtttattttcCACAAACAAGCAGTACAGTGAAAATAATAAGAAGTACTCATATAAAATTGTTCTGTCTTCatgaaaaaaaagttctaTCTTCATGTAAAAAGTGAGTATCCTTTAACGTAAGCTGCACAAAACTGTTttctaaactgttttttttgcaggtGAAAGCGACAGTGAAACATAATAGGCAAGGTTTTATAACTTGTCCCTTTATATTTCACACATATGACATTTATCCATAAGAAGCACCAAAACCTCACCACACCTGCATTTCATGACAAGCCTCTATCTGCTGCTCCTTTGATCGTAATCTGAAATTCCGATTTTCGTCCCGGAAAGCGAGTGACCTCTTTCTCGCTTCCTGGTGGCGACGAATCTGCTCGCTCAATTTCAAATTCTGTTTCTCCTCCAGTTTGAGTTTGTCGAAATATTTTCTTGATGAAGTTGAATCTTTTGGTCTaaaatttttggatttttaacCAAAGTCCTAAACTCTCTTGTGTTCAGAAATCAGAACGTTTTAACTTCAAGGTTTTGTCTCAGATTATTCCGATAGAAACTGCACatactttgttaaaaaagtcTATTGAAGAAGCCAAAACTAACAACCACTGGTTTGCTTTATTTTGCAACTAGACCAGTTTGAACTTAATTTTGCCTCGAAACAAGATGGCACTAGTATACACCACCACCGTGGGACCAACAAGTTTGTAGCGGTCAAAAATgtttatccaaatatttttgttttacctgTAAAAGCTAGAGATGTCCACAATTGGATTCTTGGGAGGTGGAAGAGGAGGGGGAACTTCTATTGGTTCTCCATCTTCATTTACTTCTGCATTCTCCTCAGGAGCTGGAGAAATAATGATGTTTACTTGGAAAGATTCCCAAAAGTATagattaatgtaacttatttatccttccgtggcagggcaatgacagggTTTATacagtgttttgtttcgtGAAGAATGGTCGGAAAACACtgttattataacatgggggtttggttttatacaccttgtgcttacTTCAGAGTTGCCACTTATATATTTGCGGGTAATTACCTGGTGGCTCTTGTGGTTTCAGCTTGCTTAGGTATGATAGACGTGATTGCATTGCCTGaaacaaattacattaattAGTTCCATCTATAAAGATGCAGGGATATTTAAACTTAGTGTGATCTGTTCCCATACTGTGATACTCTAACACCCAACCTTGTGGTGTTCTCATAGTTATTGACAGCAGTACCAGTTGAACTACAGAACCTAAGTGCTCTCATAGCGACAAGGAGACTTGAACCATTGACCTTCTAATGTTGCAAACCACTACCAATTTACCTTCACTGCTCTCCCAGGTTCAGCAGCCTCCCAAGCCAACTTCATCGCACGAATCTCCTCTTGTCGTTGATTATCGCGCTTCAATGTCACCTCTTCTGCTTGTTCTTGGTTGCTGACAAACCGGAGAGCCCAGAAAGCTTGTGTTCCATCATAGGTGTTCTGTATAAGAAAAACGCCGTATGTAAATTCAGAGTTCTATGTTCATAGACGCCAAGATAGGCAGGCCTACCCTGAAATGTTCTGTACTGcattattcaataaatattacaactaACAAATTAGATGTAATTCATAGACTTACTATCcttgcctcccctgcattgtAGGTAATGAGTCAACTCTGGCCATAAACTCAGGTCTTAACTTGTCACAGGAATCTTAAATGTTTTATCCCCATTAAAGGCAGTaattttataagatttctatatCTACCTGAGATGGAGGGCGCGAATCTTTATCTGGAATCTTTTTATCTTTTCCTCCTTTATCTGATCCCTTGCCTCCCTTCTTGGACTTTTCAGCAGCAGGTTTGCTTCCTCCTCCTGATTGACGATCTGTTCCTTTGTTTCCCGATGTAGGACGATCTTTCGGGACTGAAAGAGCATGAAAGTTAGCTTTTGTGAAAAATCCTAAACTGACCAAGGCAAGCGACTTTTACAGCCTGCTGTTAAAtttgacaaatattttaaaatgtttacagaCCCTTGGTGGATATTTTAAGTTGTGTGTAAAATACTGAACAAGTTTTTTCATGGTTAATGTACAAACCTGAAAAAGCCTTCAATTCTTCCTTTTCCTGATCACGAAGTTTTTGTACAAAACCAAGCTGGGTTTCAGACAGTGGCCAACTATTGTGTTCAACCAATGCTTGTATGGTGTAGTGATGTTTCTGCAATAATTAGGTCAACTCTTTACCTCTAAAGGACAATTATTTAGTTATCTTGGGCAGTTGAAGATTTTATACCATGAGTGTGTTGATAAACACTGTACATGGTGCTTGTCTGTATTTTTGCAGAATAATTTTATTGTGACCTGTGCTTTGGGGCTTTGGGCAGCTTATTAGTGAGCACAAAAGCACCAACTGTTCCCAAACttcaaattataaacaaaataacataaattattaacaagtAAACCTACAATAGTTGGATCTTCAAATATTTCGGGTTTCATAACTTGTGGCTTTAACTCAACTTCTTTACGAACATCTTTCTACAAAAAAGCAATTAGAAGAGTGAATTTGTGGTGGATGTGTGTTTTGAATGATtctatatttctatttaaatgaCAGACAGATGATTAGGTAAATCATGTATCTCACAGAATAAAATTCGtcagacttgatttttgttagGAAAGCATTTCAAAAAACTTGATCCTGATGTTTTGTACaattataaaagtatatagTTTCAAGGTTCTAATCCTTGCAATCTAGTCCAAGTctgaataaaattaatttactgGTGAATGTTTTCCATCTTTGCTTTTTGCTGAACCTCCCCTCTTTTTGTCTGAAACTTGAACATTCTGTTTGCTTGCTTGTGGCAACTTGTTCAACAAAGGTTCTTGGATAACTGTgtaaaatgttacatttaGTAGAAATAGTAGGATATGATATTCTAAGCTAAAGGTCATAAGAATTGACACTACTTAAATTCCGTCATCAAACGCTTATGTAACTCTGATACATACTTAAAAGACAACTATAAACATGCTAAACTTAAATCAAAGGTGGGTTGTATAAAGCTCAATGGTTGTGTAACAGTTGAATTAAATCACTTTTTGCAatctatgtttttaatattggtGATATTTAACAACATGCCATGCCAGACAACCAATGTTACAAGAACTTCTATGCCACATACCTTCAACCACATTGTTGGTGATGAAATAAAACGCCGGTATCACGCAATGTCCCTTCCCACTCACTGATATAACTTCCTCTTCATTGTCCAAGACCTTCACAGAAGTTTCACAAATTAGGTTGGTTGCAATCTaggaaaaataagtaaaataccTGAAGCTTGATGTAGACATCTGGTTTTGAAGTCTCCAGTTGAACACTTCCAATGTGATTTGCTGATACTTCCATGTGGTATCTTTAAATAATTGGAATTATTCTATCTGTAGTTTAATATTAGGTGTCCAAACCAAATGCTAATTTCTTGCAGAGCATGACTAACCAGTTTGACAATCCAAtgttgaccactgggttgaaccAATTATTTAAGTGTCTTGTGTAAAAACACATACACCGACAATAACAGCACCCCTAAAATGGTTTTGTAACAAAGCAAGTACTCTAACAACTGTGACATTCAATCTCAAGCTTTTTTAGGGAGAACAAATTGTGCTTTTTATAAGGATGTTAACACACACAACAACTTTAGTTATTATGGCCTTCCATATCTGTAttcttattattataactACACTAGTAAACCACCTTAGAAGGATATTCAGTTTGTTTGGTATGTAGTAATCCCTTATTTCTTTCACATTGAACTGGCTGTTGATCTGCCCAGAGAATGGAGATGGAAGTGGCTTTCTGGATCCGATAAGTTTCATTCTCCATTTCCCTGTTGTTAGTGGAAGATCCAAGGTACGGGCCTCGACCATGAAGGTATAACCTCGCTATATGGATGTAACAATACATAGTAAGTGTATTGAAAGTATGGTGTTGTATTTAACATTGGGCATTTGCCATATAACGCAGCATAAACTACCACAGAAAGCTATCTTGATGCCGCTAATGATTAGCAGGAATGAttgtataacttatttattcttgtgtggtgGAACACTGACCGCTGTAATAACACACATCTGTTTTATTCACCTCGTGCCCTCTTATGAGTTATGGAATATGCTAGGTAAGTGAAGTGAACTTGTTAATAACTGCACCAACCTTATTCTTCCTATAAACATGAGGTTCTACTTTCTGGAAAACTCTCTTGATCTCGCTGCCAGTATCGTTGTCCACAATGCGCAAAACGCATGTAGGCACCGCTGGTATGAACAACTTTGGCACGCAGAGCACATCACTTTCAACGTAAAACACTTctctgtaaaaataacaattttatcaaatgattttttgtttatattttacaccaCCACAGATATCTAAACTTTAAAGAGAAGATACAATGACTCTTGTTACTACAACACATGAATAGTAGAAACATAATTATAAGTTtcatatttgaaaataaaggAAATGCCGAACTTCCTgcttacatatttttatagaagaaatattaaagtttttgttagtGTTGTTAACTTGCCTGAATACGACAAACCATGTTTTGGCTGGTTGGTCAGGATAAGTTCCTTGGTAATCAGCCAGACAAATCCTGTTCCATTCATCGTCATTAAACGAATAATTCTTCATTATTTCACTGTTTTCATCCATCATTGACCTTCATGTTTCAAACACAATATGTATATTACTATATTGACTTAAAGGATCATATGCTTGGTGTCTGTTGATAACATTGATGTCTTCAATTGAACTCATGACACATCATTATGTTCATGCTCCTCATGCTTTTGTTAAAGGTATACGATCTTCTTTTGACAAGATACACATAGCgtgtttatataacattttcaATGTTGAGTTATAACTTGGGAGTATTCTAACACACACAAGTACCGGACATGTATGATGTGTTTATACAGATCActattaagttacattacaatgTCTTCTTACTCACCATGATGTATGATACAGCTTTCCCTACAACACAAAATCTTTTTGATTGATGACTTACCTCAACAAAGATAAGCCTTGAGCTTGTATATCAGCCAGCATTCCTGTCCATATAATGGTTAACCCTTCTTTGACCGATGTGTGCTCCTCTGAAGTATCATCTTTGTGTCCTCTTCTTATTCTTCTCACATATAATGACTTCCAGTGCTTCTGGAGGGTGGTGACCGCATCCTCTTCCAATGGGGAGGCAGATTTGCTCTTCCATACTTCCGGGACTTCAGGAGAAGCTGGAAAAGAGAATGTTTACTCGTGCATCCTTCTGCACTATGATGAGGATATGTTTATaccttcttatacaccaaataaCATAGTGTGTTCAGGCACCTCATACACACTATGCGCGATAGTGCTGATATGTATATaccttcttatacaccagacacaaagTGTATTTAGACACCTCCTGGTCAATCCTATAACATATGTACCCTTTTACAAACCTTAGTATTAATACACCTATGTGGGCAAGGTATCAGGGCAAACACATTGGAGGAGCGTTTCTACACATGGAGCATGCTAAAGAGATATGgctgtctttttatacacaggTGGTGCAAAAATGAGGCACCTTATTTACCTTTAGCATCGCCTTGCAGTGAGTCAAACTCACAGTCCAGTGTAAAGCATCGAAACACAAAGTCAAGGTCtggaattttgttttcagaAACGCTAGAGAATGTTTGGTAGAGAGCTGATTTCCAAGCctgaaacaaagaaaaagctTTGTATGGCATTGTTTTTGTATCTGTTTACTGGTGCTGGGAAGATCCTGTCTGTATAAATGAACTGTGTAAACTACTGAGTTGTATATGTGTAACATTACCAATGCTAACAGTTCACAGCATTATGTGTTAGCTTTATTATAAATTCAACTATATTTCTTTCATCACACATGTCGTAAAACTGAGTTCTTATATATACCTTGTAATGCTCTTTAAGTTGCTTCGTATTCTTAGCAGTATACGGCATATGAGCATTATGGAGCTCTTGTCTTGCTTTTAACCAATTCTCAGTGTTTCCAAAACTTTCAATGCATTTTCCAAGAGCGGTCATTATATTATCAGCAACTGCCACAAACCTACAACTCTCCTGTGAAAAGTGTgaacaaatattacaaacatgTTTGGCATAAGTTTGTGTGTTTCTTAATCTTGGAGCTGAGAGCCCTTAAGATAATCTTCTGTAAGCTTACAGGGGCATATTTATgataaacttacattttaaaataaacagattaaatttattttgtctctttggTCATGATAACAAGATTTAGTAATGTTAAAGTATAACAAACAGTGTTTGAATTAGAAATTTGTGGATTTGTTACACTTCAACGACATAAATAATACCCGCTATTGTTAAATTCTGGTCCCTAAAATACCCGAAACTTACATTTTGTAATGGCACCATCACTGTTTCTTCATCTCCGTATGTAAACTTGGTATTGGAACACACAGTAAGGTGAAATCCAAGCGGAGAATTGAATGTAAGTTGTAAAACATGTCTTCCTGGTGGTAGAGACACACAAGCTGCTTTTGTTCCTAAGAAACAATGTGAACAAAACTGTTAAACTATCTTTGTAACCATGGGTTGTTTGATACATATGGTGCTTGAATTGAGTGGAAGAATATTTTGGGTACAAATTGTTTCAACACAAAATGGATTCAAAAATGTTATTCCCATATGTTTACAATTCCAACGCCATGATAGCCTGGGAAATTGGAGATTCTTTAGCTTAGGCTTACAGACAACTTTTCCACCACATTCAACTTAATAGGATCCTAATTCtaacctgttgtgcggatcctGATAACTGGTTGTCCTTTGATCAGAGTCTTCCAAGAATAAGGTTCAGCAACTAACAAACCTGAGTTGCAACTCTGGTTATCCTGCTTCACACTTGGCGCTGAAAGTAAATCAAGCAGTGAACTATCAGACATTAGAACATGCTTAGTCATAAAGTTATACTTAGGTAGTATCGACCAGTTCATGGCACTACATTATTACATTACAAACATTAACCTTTTCTAATACGACtataacatataaatttaaacgGAAATTACTggcaaaaagtttttatagaAACATGTATTTATGGTCAGAACTGATGTATACTGTCAGAGTTGCTGACGAATACATTTTTGGTATATAAACACAATGTATTTACCATCAGAAGCATCAGCTATCGACTCGCGATCTGACATTCTTTTCTCTTCAAGTCCTGCCCATCTTGGCAATACAGAGTAGTTGATTATCAGTTGtatctgttttaaactatCCACAAACAGAAAACTTGGTACTCTGTCTTCAATAGGGTAACCCTGTAGTTGAAACACATGCTTAGAAATTGATTTGAGAAACGGTAGAATGTTGGTAGGCTTAAAGCGCTTCGGttttatcaaacaaaatt
Encoded here:
- the LOC100181831 gene encoding androglobin, which translates into the protein MESQARAKRAASLVGSVASVDSKGKPRNFPIWPEFLESDINAEKWEGVTKGKEKGKSPSLQFFEDPEGRLDLPTSLAVENWKRPQDFMLGKIPVVVENESEFNLLQYNEHICHSQLMRSIITQVTALWEMNNNNVPDSHHSSVDGDPGWSPWEHIYSLCKATKGHIPLYNQYGKYVVRLFWMGHWRKIVVDDQMPFDANDQLLLPITTSNHELWPLLLTKALVKIAAIDYVCNNDASEIGDFYVIHALTGWIPEVIPIKQSPSENIWEFLKQSLPQWTLPETNPAEDENKTSSASSKRENVPAPTNSASHKEKGSGKDSKSREGKKRDDKEKSKSGSHSGRPISANSAAKSAMEDDPSVAKTPEMVVFASFNSSCDSPTSLTELRQMADISQKLRKVGLSYLHSHSVYVKQSRSCPLVATPPEVPIPKWKLIRPKKTFVTPHDQPKPKEKAPDPEMWLNISTALLGHTIRPLPVDTTTSRPHSRVSSPLTEINERGKNIRFSQNSMHNGESESASPREDGTENKSNVNSPENVEGNAEDQMSEGNESTDQPAKPVAEQSTWIHFYDFCQCFKDLTIFHKTSTYTYNHTVTELKPAALNAGAGANTGGSSSKKGSAQLTQASSNTNVLKSGLPSAITPKSYEGYPIEDRVPSFLFVDSLKQIQLIINYSVLPRWAGLEEKRMSDRESIADASDAPSVKQDNQSCNSGLLVAEPYSWKTLIKGQPVIRIRTTGTKAACVSLPPGRHVLQLTFNSPLGFHLTVCSNTKFTYGDEETVMVPLQNESCRFVAVADNIMTALGKCIESFGNTENWLKARQELHNAHMPYTAKNTKQLKEHYKAWKSALYQTFSSVSENKIPDLDFVFRCFTLDCEFDSLQGDAKASPEVPEVWKSKSASPLEEDAVTTLQKHWKSLYVRRIRRGHKDDTSEEHTSVKEGLTIIWTGMLADIQAQGLSLLRSMMDENSEIMKNYSFNDDEWNRICLADYQGTYPDQPAKTWFVVFREVFYVESDVLCVPKLFIPAVPTCVLRIVDNDTGSEIKRVFQKVEPHVYRKNKRGYTFMVEARTLDLPLTTGKWRMKLIGSRKPLPSPFSGQINSQFNVKEIRDYYIPNKLNILLRYHMEVSANHIGSVQLETSKPDVYIKLQVLDNEEEVISVSGKGHCVIPAFYFITNNVVEVIQEPLLNKLPQASKQNVQVSDKKRGGSAKSKDGKHSPKDVRKEVELKPQVMKPEIFEDPTIKHHYTIQALVEHNSWPLSETQLGFVQKLRDQEKEELKAFSVPKDRPTSGNKGTDRQSGGGSKPAAEKSKKGGKGSDKGGKDKKIPDKDSRPPSQNTYDGTQAFWALRFVSNQEQAEEVTLKRDNQRQEEIRAMKLAWEAAEPGRAVKAMQSRLSYLSKLKPQEPPAPEENAEVNEDGEPIEVPPPLPPPKNPIVDISSFYRPKDSTSSRKYFDKLKLEEKQNLKLSEQIRRHQEARKRSLAFRDENRNFRLRSKEQQIEACHEMQEQLDKSRARLLQPREDYRQHLLDEKRAKEEELNEIAAASLPPSPDGKRKSAGKKK